A segment of the Sulfitobacter sp. D7 genome:
CGAGGGTATTCGGTCGACGCTCTACCTAAATAGATTTCGCAGAGAACCAGCTATCTCCGAGTTTGATTGGCCTTTCACCCCTAGGCACAGCTCATCCCGATCTTTTTCAACAGATGTGGGTTCGGTCCTCCAATAAGTGTTACCTTATCTTCAACCTGGCCATGCCTAGATCACTCGGTTTCGGGTCTGATCCCACGAACTCAACGCCCTATTAAGACTCGCTTTCGCTACGCCTACACCTAACGGCTTAAGCTTGCTCGTGAGACCAAGTCGATGACCCATTATACAAAAGGTACGCTGTCAGGACGCAAGGTCCCTCCAACTGTTTGTAGGCGTTCGGTTTCAGGTACTGTTTCACTCCCCTCGTCGGGGTGCTTTTCACCTTTCCCTCACGGTACTGGTTCACTATCGGTCAGTAAGGAGTACTTAGCCTTCGAAGGTGGTCCTCCGATCTTCAGACAGAATTTCACGTGTTCCGCCCTACTTAATACGTCCAATCATGCTTCTTATACGGGACTATCACCCACTTTGGTTGCGCATTCCAACGCATTCTAACCACACTCATGGCTCGGCTGGTCCCCGTTCGCTCGCCGCTACTAGGGGAGTATCATATTGATTTCCTTTCCTCCGGGTACTTAGATGTTTCAGTTCCCCGGGTTTGCCTTTTTAAGCCTATATATTCAGCCTAAAAATACCTGGTTTACCAAGTTATTAGCTGCACCGAAGTGCAGTAATAACAAAGTATCAGGTGGGTTGCCCCATTCAGAAATCCATGGATCAAAGCTTATTCTCAGCTCCCCATGGCTTATCGCAGAGTATCACGTCTTTCATCGCCTCTTACTGCCAAGGCATTCACCAAACGCCCTTTTCGCGCTTGATTTGATCCAGAAAAAGCAAGACTTAGCGTCTCGCGCGAAGATCAGAAGCTGGTAAGAAACTGATCCTCTTTATCCTGTATCAAAAGCATACTTTTACCCGCCCAGACTATCGTCTGGACAATGAGCGATGCAGATAGCGAACCGTCCGTGCAGGAGGTCCGCGTCATCGCTCTGGTTAGTGTACTTGACTTGGACAACATATTCGTTTCGATCGCGATATGTCCGAAAGGCCGAGGAAACAGCCCGTCAAACACCGGCCCCGAAGGGCAGCAACCGAGATCATCCCCTAACGCGGGGCGATCAAACATGTTGTTAGTATCTCTCTTTACGATGTCAATCGCGTGCATGCCGTAAGGCATATCACGCAAACGTCCAGATTGGACGAGCAAAAGCGCCGTAGCGCTCTTGCTGATCTAATCTATCAGCAGTTTTCGAACCATTTAGGCAGTGTCGTACGAAATGGAAACTTAACCGACCTGGCACGCAGAACGTTTAGCTTATCATCTCGAACCGGGTCTCGCTTGATACGCAAGTAGGCGCGTCGTTCAGCTAAGGGCCAATCGAGCCCATTCAGATCGTGAAAAGCGTCAAAGAAGCTCGATGCAGTCTGGTCAGCCTTGGCCCAAGCCTTGCCTGGAAGCCCCTTACCGTCACCGCTTCCGATCACCGTTCGGTGCCTGTTCGCGTCAACTAACGCGTTACCGTTGGCGTACTTGAGATGAACCAAGTAGACCCCTTTCGGAAGGGCAAAAGCCACATCCTGAAGGTTCTCAGCAGTAGCCTGCACACCATGACGCACAAGATGCGTTCCACGTCGCACGGCCCAAGCCTTGCTATAGTGGCCAGAGAAATGAGCCTGACGCCGATGGCGCAGCACCCGATCCTCATTAGCTAGCGCGAGGTCGCCATTGGCTTCTGCAAGGTTCATACCCAAAGCAAAGAGAGCAGTGGCCCTCTTGCGTGATGCGAACAATTCAGAGAAATCAGCGTAACGTTCCGGGTCCAAACAGATTAACTCATCCGCATCTGTGCGAATAATCCAATCATAAATCGCGCCAAGCCCGTCTTGAAGTCCGTTAAGCAGATGCCCACGGACCCGGTCGAAACCAGACAGATCATCGCGAGGAACCGTGACCACATTTGCCCGCGGGCAAAGCTCTGAAATCCTTGGATCATGACCATGGGCCACAATATAAAGATGTTCTGAACCGAGGTGCCGTGAATAATGGGCGTACCATTGTGACAACGCCCAGTAATCGCGGTAAACCATTGTGATGGCACAAATCTTCATGCCCTCTTCTAATCCGCTCAGACCAGAGGCGACAAGAGAATTCATGGTGGAGCCTAGGAGGATCGAACTCCTGACCTCCTGAATGCAAATCAGGCGCTCTCCCAGCTGAGCTAAGGCCCCAAAAGGCTTCTGCACTGCAGATGCGATGGTGGGTCGAGGAGGACTTGAACCTCCGACCTCACGCTTATCAGGCGTGCGCTCTAACCACCTGAGCTACCGACCCATACGGGCGGTAGCCCGTGTTCTATTTTCTGAAGAGATATGAGGACGGCTCGGTTCTAATATAGTCGGCTTTGTTTGCCGACTTGCTAAGTGTTCCACGAGTGAGACAAGTCTCGCTGCTAGGAA
Coding sequences within it:
- a CDS encoding glycosyltransferase family 2 protein encodes the protein MNSLVASGLSGLEEGMKICAITMVYRDYWALSQWYAHYSRHLGSEHLYIVAHGHDPRISELCPRANVVTVPRDDLSGFDRVRGHLLNGLQDGLGAIYDWIIRTDADELICLDPERYADFSELFASRKRATALFALGMNLAEANGDLALANEDRVLRHRRQAHFSGHYSKAWAVRRGTHLVRHGVQATAENLQDVAFALPKGVYLVHLKYANGNALVDANRHRTVIGSGDGKGLPGKAWAKADQTASSFFDAFHDLNGLDWPLAERRAYLRIKRDPVRDDKLNVLRARSVKFPFRTTLPKWFENC